The Brachyhypopomus gauderio isolate BG-103 chromosome 1, BGAUD_0.2, whole genome shotgun sequence genome includes a window with the following:
- the LOC143517977 gene encoding uncharacterized protein LOC143517977 isoform X2, which produces MASLCKRQICTNTKHGVCQDLDSWRFSLIRCVGIEKILDLLHGTRVLEDLRLFKDYKPASVSNWFDENCLFCCLRREKVKEHVDALTNKIVESGGKPLLGKDHYNTRLEYQVEEFLNAVLHRKEYTPRIPDPHIPVVACDTMHQMIGQLVVHYTSNDSQGSPRHNGNTDQSLLKARSITSPNVAATAIASAQNPVLSKLLMADQDAPLDLSLKKVKPEVTEQDGVLDLSIKKNRNQDDVSPKKHMNMNFTTGKRDSLDLDLVKVRDLQSSSRLEHFMAKLCLHHQRQIIDAFGFLQTEVRAEASSSNCQVPSSVLPEKTPTPDVSQAIFEEQSDIQEFEETPMLSGAVNKPEVQESAFDKSNEPAEQPSKSDRSLIPSVKTGPPIDLRKGIGDDVSLPSDSVAVEHGSTNFQPKCPTLLIVKNRSSGNLEAKNVPEVCSRIHHNSGTLEQDLCTSDTQLQATGSESDIMEVSSLSLGHEHSEPKFCTVERSLPAHGQDSTVRHCSDQRTSNVISPIFPRTARKSKRASRLRQRDSLICPLINDPDINCDIVYVGKPITECERQSQNGMLPRKNARKSTRGHLYIGECWEIKTVRTLAGKPAVNGSGNCHVPVPEMTTSVTPKHALAKPDGVPPMDIPFTGDCIETVMNKKSSDQPVETEMPGDVVEIENDHLIVETSQTGQTQIKEHISSVLASDQNDASVQQNSNARIPGSVSDHSEPDHGNPMDTNVANINGPTEIVEAPKETVEAPVSDVISDGLEHEIQSQNLPTESLSDTVSSDIAKDDRSNPEGVEPRCDSKELNSTTNDFQTEALQQTEHLETPAGTYTDKNAELHIIGRSETKLQTENIKLTQDTIVDSKMPELNIETAIKEVPKEGLVPNTLGFSTKKVITKPAFSDRCLRSRSNQKIVTETPGLKEPSDLQSDVQDLNTPDSKRPLKCLKLKPTEDDAPCVDGQNGENVTENVERTQGSPVATSSDVLSKMDMVCARKTRRFIMTVKEAEIDKEQMVLEIPKNEPTLESHDLAENVGVSRPEADKSLENKVPGKSLKVPERMPLRNRTSQVEQPSSKASCSAVKNITQTSERMPLRNRNSGVVDQIISGDFGCPPTGGHLERMPLRSRNSCVTEHVVSKDSSVFPNKSSSETATRPPQRSKNSTTVQQVTEESLDVIADASSSLTEQTISEDLSITSKKTESTGHMPLRSGNVSVAEHPSNTNSCALTVGNVSESPGRMSLRRSNTSVAEKPDHSATPPKIKKLSQRPPRLSKISTPSSDLEAEQNPSIAKCKTDKLFKGRTADSSLPENSLISVTVPLASPAIPSQSRFLEVLNGEENRHLISDLNTKFEKMQKGWVQMDKEGQPAPRPKNRADRLKEIWKSKRRIRKPRSLEQQKFSPVQTLFMKSFDLPSICRWFLQTTETKSLVIVKKVNTRLPSETQLCFHTSASVPGTSNGVFPSLQAERLKKHLKKFAIASPVKSNPKTKRLIAKALAHEVCISQGKEKRESITATRISTKPHCYTSLIQTQLPETHNKGTVVVKNPASARILRKYSNMREKMQVQQNTLKHLGSSQEETKQAHLMPKNVSKEKLSTGKGQKSAIVKTVKALAKKVKAKSSVKVRIPKRSVSRALRDLNDKDGVPPKGTFPKVAKINPVTATKTLSKKEIPMKTDKSPQAKQDIKRSPLSKGSDLSPSQNASTKPLSEDQVLTRSQRKIEATLTQTGSLKTTAKRGTEPLVSSAKRTRTSK; this is translated from the exons ATGGCGAGTTTGTGCAAAAGGCAGATTTGCACAAATACGAAGCACGGTGTTTGTCAAGACTTGGATTCGTGGCGGTTTTCGCTCATTCGCTGCGTGG GTATTGAGAAGATTTTGGACCTGTTGCATGGGACAAGAGTCTTGGAGGACCTGAGGCTTTTTAAAG ATTATAAGCCTGCAAGTGTGTCAAATTGGTTTGATGAAAATTGTCTTTTCTGCTGCTTAAGACGAGAGAAAGTGAAG GAACATGTAGATGCACTTACTAACAAAATTGTGGAAAGTGGGGGCAAGCCATTACTTGGCAAGGATCATTATAACACCAGACTTGAATATCAAGTAGAAGAGTTTCTCAATGCAGTGCTACACAGGAAag AATACACACCAAGGATTCCTGATCCACACATACCCGTGGTGGCATGTGATACAATGCATCAAATGATCGGTCAATTAGTGGTGCATTACACCTCAAACGATTCTCAGGGCTCACCTCGGCACAATGGCAACACGGACCAAAGCTTGTTGAAAGCGCGCTCCATCACGTCACCCAACGTTGCTGCTACGGCTATCGCCTCTGCGCAGAACCCTGTACTCAGTAAGCTCCTCATGGCAGACCAAGACGCTCCATTGGACCTTTCGCTCAAGAAGGTCAAACCAGAAGTCACTGAACAAG ATGGTGTTCTGGATCTTTCAATTAAGAAGAATCGTAATCAAGATGATGTGTCTCCTAAAAAACATATGAATATGAATTTCACCACTGGTAAAAG GGACTCTTTGGATCTGGATCTTGTTAAAGTAAGAGATCTGCAGTCATCGTCAAGATTGGAACACTTCATGGCAAAGCTTTGTTTGCATCACCAGCGGCAGATCATTGATGCATTTGGGTTCTTGCAAACTGAAGTCAGGGCTGAGGCTTCTTCTAGTAACTGTCAAGTGCCATCTTCAGTTCTCCCAGAAAAAACCCCAACCCCAGACGTCAGTCAAGCAATTTTTGAAGAACAGTCTGACATCCAGGAATTTGAGGAGACACCCATGTTGTCTGGAGCAGTAAACAAGCCCGAAGTCCAAGAATCAGCTTTTGACAAAAGTAATGAACCTGCAGAGCAGCCCTCGAAATCTGACAGGTCTTTGATTCCATCAGTCAAGACTGGACCTCCTATAGATCTTAGAAAGGGTATTGGAGATGATGTTTCGTTGCCCTCTGACTCTGTGGCCGTTGAACACGGAAGCACAAATTTTCAGCCTAAATGTCCAACGCTCCTTATTGTAAAAAATAGAAGCTCTGGCAATCTGGAAGCCAAAAATGTACCTGAAGTGTGTTCAAGAATTCATCATAATAGTGGTACTTTAGAGCAAGATTTGTGCACTTCTGACACACAGTTACAAGCAACTGGCAGCGAGTCTGACATCATGGAGGTGTCTTCATTGTCTTTAGGACATGAACACTCTGAGCCTAAATTTTGCACAGTAGAAAGGAGCCTTCCTGCACATGGCCAAGACTCTACTGTTAGACACTGTTCAGATCAAAGGACCTCAAATGTAATATCACCTATTTTCCCAAGAACCGCTAGGAAAAGTAAGAGAGCATCTCGCCTTCGGCAAAGGGATAGCCTAATATGCCCTCTTATAAATGATCCTGATATTAATTGTGATATTGTATATGTTGGAAAACCAATTACTGAATGTGAGCGTCAATCACAGAATGGTATGCTTCCACGAAAAAATGCTCGAAAAAGCACAAGAGGACATCTGTATATTGGGGAATGCTGGGAAATCAAAACGGTGCGAACGCTGGCAGGCAAGCCTGCTGTGAACGGTAGTGGGAATTGTCATGTTCCTGTACCAGAAATGACTACATCAGTCACCCCAAAGCATGCTCTTGCTAAGCCTGATGGTGTACCTCCAATGGATATACCCTTCACGGGAGACTGTATAGAAACTGTGATGAACAAAAAATCTTCAGATCAGCCAGTGGAGACCGAAATGCCTGGTGATGTTGTTGAAATAGAAAATGACCATTTGATTGTTGAAACCAGTCAAACTGGTCAAACTCAAATTAAAGAACACATTTCCTCTGTACTTGCAAGTGACCAGAATGATGCATCTGTTCAGCAGAATTCAAATGCAAGGATACCTGGCAGTGTTTCTGACCATAGTGAACCTGACCATGGAAACCCTATGGATACTAATGTGGCAAATATTAATGGGCCCACTGAAATTGTGGAAGCCCCAAAGGAAACTGTAGAGGCCCCAGTATCTGATGTGATCTCAGATGGCTTAGAACACGAGATTCAGAGTCAGAATTTACCAACAGAGTCATTGTCTGACACAGTATCTTCAGATATAGccaaagatgacagatcaaatCCAGAAGGTGTAGAACCAAGGTGTGATTCGAAAGAGCTGAATTCCACCACAAATGATTTCCAAACAGAGGCCCTACAACAAACGGAACATCTTGAAACGCCTGCCGGGACCTACACAGATAAAAATGCAGAATTGCACATTATAGGTAGGTCTGAAACAAAACTCCAAACAGAAAATATCAAACTAACCCAAGATACAATTGTGGATTCTAAGATGCCAGAGTTAAATATTGAAACTGCAATAAAAGAAGTACCTAAAGAGGGGCTGGTGCCGAATACCCTTGGTTTTAGTACAAAAAAGGTTATTACAAAACCTGCTTTCTCAGACAGATGTTTGCGTAGCAGAAGCAATCAAAAAATAGTTACTGAAACACCAGGTCTGAAGGAACCCAGCGATTTGCAGTCAGATGTCCAAGATCTCAATACTCCAGACTCTAAAAGGCCtttgaaatgtttaaaattGAAACCTACTGAAGACGATGCACCCTGTGTGGATGGTCAGAATGGTGAAAATGTCACAGAGAATGTTGAGAGAACGCAAGGGTCCCCAGTTGCCacgagcagtgatgttttgagCAAAATGGATATGGTATGTGCCCGAAAGACACGAAGGTTCATAATGACTGTGAAAGAAGCAGAGATTGACAAAGAGCAGATGGTCCTTGAGATCCCAAAAAATGAGCCTACACTAGAATCGCATGATTTGGCTGAAAATGTGGGGGTTTCTCGACCTGAGGCTGATAAATCACTTGAAAATAAAGTCCCTGGCAAGTCATTAAAGGTTCCTGAAAGAATGCCTCTTAGAAATAGGACTAGTCAAGTTGAACAACCTAGTAGCAAGGCATCTTGTTCAGCTGTCAAAAATATTACACAAACAAGTGAACGAATGCCACTGAGAAACAGGAACAGCGGGGTGGTCGATCAAATAATTTCTGGAGATTTTGGCTGTCCCCCCACTGGAGGCCATTTGGAGCGGATGCCTTTAAGAAGCAGGAATAGCTGTGTCACGGAACACGTTGTCAGCAAAGATTCTAGTGTTTTTCCCAATAAAAGCAGTTCAGAGACTGCCACGCGTCCACCCCAAAGGAGCAAAAATAGCACAACTGTCCAGCAGGTCACAGAAGAATCCCTTGATGTAATTGCAGATGCGTCAAGCTCTCTCACTGAACAAACGATTAGTGAGGATCTCAGCATTACCAGTAAGAAAACGGAGAGCACTGGACATATGCCTCTAAGAAGTGGAAATGTTTCAGTAGCAGAACACCCATCCAATACTAACTCGTGTGCTTTAACAGTTGGAAATGTTTCGGAAAGCCCAGGCCGTATGTCATTAAGAAGGAGCAATACTTCTGTTGCTGAAAAGCCGGATCACTCCGCAACACCTCCCAAGATCAAAAAACTTTCTCAGAGACCTCCAAGATTGTCTAAAATCTCTACACCTTCCTCAGACTTGGAGGCAGAACAGAATCCCAGCATTGCTAAATGCAAAACCGATAAGCTTTTCAAGGGCCGAACGGCGGACTCTTCTCTGCCTGAAAACTCACTAATTTCAGTTACCGTACCACTTGCCAGTCCAGCAATTCCTAGTCAGTCCAGGTTTTTGGAGGTGTTAAAtggagaagagaacagacattTGATTTCGGATTTAAATACCAAATTCGAAAAGATGCAGAAAGGGTGGGTTCAGATGGATAAAGAAGGACAGCCTGCACCACGACCAAAAAACAGGGCAGACAGGCTAAAAGAAATCTGGAAAAGCAAACGAAGAATTCGAAAACCAAGGTCATTGGAGCAGCAAAAATTCTCTCCCGTGCAAACATTATTTATGAAGTCTTTTGATCTTCCCAGTATATGTCGGTGGTTCTTGCAGACAACTGAAACTAAATCCCTAGTCATCGTAAAGAAGGTAAATACAAGACTTCCATCTGAAACACAATTGTGTTTTCACACTTCTGCATCTGTGCCTGGGACCTCCAATGGAGTCTTTCCAAGTCTTCAGGCTGAACGCTTAAAAAAGCATCTGAAAAAGTTTGCTATTGCGTCTCCTGTGAAGAGCAACCCCAAAACTAAAAGGCTAATTGCTAAAGCTTTAGCACATGAGGTGTGCATATCGCAAGGTAAAGAAAAACGAGAATCGATCACTGCCACGCGGATTTCCACAAAACCTCACTGCTACACGAGTCTGATACAAACGCAGCTTCCAGAGACTCACAACAAGGGCACGGTTGTGGTGAAAAATCCAGCAAGTGCCAGAATTCTGAGGAAATATTCCAACATGCGTGAGAAAATGCAGGTTCAACAAAACACGTTAAAACACCTGGGGAGTTCCCAGGAAGAGACAAAGCAAGCGCATTTAATGCCAAAGAATGTCTCTAAAGAGAAACTGTCCACAGGTAAAGGACAAAAGTCAGCCATCGTCAAGACTGTAAAAGCCTTGGCTAAAAAAGTAAAAGCAAAGTCTTCTGTAAAAGTGAGGATCCCAAAGAGGAGTGTCAGTAGAGCATTAAGAGACTTAAATGACAAGGATGGTGTCCCACCAAAGGGGACATTTCCAAAAGTAGCAAAAATCAACCCTGTAACTGCTACTAaaactttgagtaaaaaagagATACCGATGAAAACCGACAAGTCTCCACAAGCTAAACAGGACATTAAAAGGTCACCTCTATCTAAAGGTTCTGATCTGTCTCCATCTCAGAATGCCAGCACAAAACCATTATCAGAAGACCAAGTGTTGACTAGGTCTCAAAGAAAGATCGAagccacactcacacaaactggATCCCTAAAAACAACTGCTAAAAGAGGCACAGAACCCTTGGTCTCATCAGCAAAACGTACAAGGACTTCAAAATGA